Within Oscillospiraceae bacterium, the genomic segment CGAAGCACCTGCCGGACGACCGGATTGGAGAGCGGGCTGAAGTTGCGGGTCGGCTCGTCGAGAATCAGCACATTGCTGCCGTCAAGCGTCATTTTTAAAAATAACAATTTGGCCTTCTGACCGCCCGAGAGCTCTCCGATGGTGCCGAGCATCTCCTCGTGAGTGAACCGCATGCTGCCCATTTGGATACGGGCGCGGGTGATGTCCTCCTTTTTGCCGGACGGCGCGAGGAAATCGAGCGGGCACTGGGACAGGTCGAGCGAATCCTCGTAATCCTGCGGCATATAGGCGGCTTTGAGGTCTCTTCGCTGAAGCAGTTCCTCCGCAATCAACCGAAGCAGCGTGGTCTTGCCCGCGCCGTTGTCGCCGACGATGCCGACATGCTCTCCGCCGTACACATTCAATTCGATATTTTTTGAAAGAACCCTTTCATCGATTTTGAGTTCCGGCAGCGCCATCCGCAAAATCTCTTTTTGACGGGGCAGGGCGGTGCGCTCCGCGAACTTCATCAAAATGGCCTCTTCGACGATCGGAATCTCCTCGAAGTCCTCTTTTTCCCGCTCAAACCGGCGCTCCAGCGACTTGACCGCTTTCATTTTCTTTTTTAAGAGGCGGGCGCCTCCGGGGTCCTGACGGGAAATGTTCTCCTGGTCGCGCTCCACCTTGTCGTGGATTTTCTTCCAGCGCTCCTGCTGGGCCGCGAAGTCCTCGCGCTGCTTGCGAGCTACTTGTTCCTGATGGGTCAGGCCGCGAATGCGCTCGTCGATATACCGCGCATACGGCATCCGCGCGATCGTATGGCGGGCGCTGCGCTTATGCAAAACCTGTTCAAGATGAATGATCACATTGGCGGTATGCTCGATCAGCGTCTCGTCGTGGGAGACAAACAGCACCGGAAGCCCGCAGCGGTTGATAAAGGTCTCAAGCCATTCAAGCGTCCTGATGTCGATGTCGTTGGTCGGCTCGTCGAGTAACAGCACATCCGGTTTTGAGGCCAATATCCGTGCCAATTGCAATTTGACTTTTTCGCCGCCCGAGAGCGTTCCCATCAACTGATCGGACTCGAACATCGCCGGGTTCAACCCGAGTTGTTCGGCGATTTCGGCGCGTTCGTCGGGCAAAAGCATCTCAAACAAAAGCTCGGAAGCGACGTAATCTTTTACGCAGAGCCGTTTTTCGGCCTCGGAGAGCTCCTGCTTGAGATAGCCGTATTTCAAGCCGTCACGCAGGACTTTTCCGCTGTATTCCACGTAATGCTCAACCAAAGCCGGGTTGACGATCAGCTTTAACAGGGTGCTCTTTCCGTTGCCCTCTTCGCCGATGATGACGGCCTTGTCGCCCGGGTTGAGCGCAAAAGTGAAATTGATTAAGATTTTTTTATCGTTCTTGGAAAGCGATATCGTTAAATTCATGATTTGAAGCATATTCATTCCTCCTCAGCGCTGTCGGAAAAGAACTTGAAATAAAATTCCAAGCAAACAAAAAGACCGTCTTTTCCGACAGCATAACAAAACAACCTCGAATTCGATCGGAATTCGGTCAAGTCCTGTGATGTGTCGTTAAAGCGGTCAGTTGTACATCTTTTCACTCCTTCAAGGAAAACTGTGCCAAGTGTAGCACGGAAAGCGGTTTTTGTCAATGAAATATGTTGCATTGCGCCCGGAAATATGGCATAATGGGGGTTGACAAGCGGTCTGAAACTGTGATACAATAACAATCACCTCAGAGAGGGCTTATTTTTTGTCTGCACTTTTTTTAAGAGGACGGCAAAAAACCCTTGAGGGAGGCAAAACTAAGGCGGGAAGACCGCTGTAACGGAGGTGCCGTCATGAGGGTCAAAATCACGCTCGCCTGCACCGAGTGCAAGCAGCGCAACTATGACACAATGAAGAACAAGAAAAACGATCCCGATCGGTTGGAGATGAACAAGTACTGCAGATTCTGCCGTAAACACACGCTCCACCGCGAGACGAAGTAACGGGGGAGGAACAAAATGGCTAACGATGCCGCTGCCCCGAAAAAGGGTTTTGCGAAGCTCGGACAATTCCTGAAGGAAGTCCGGCTTGAGATGAAGAAGATCACCTGGCCGACGCATAAAGAATCGTTTAAGAAATTTATGCTGGTCATCGTCACCGTCGTCGTCTGCGCCGCAGTACTCTATGGATTCGACCGCCTGCTGCTGTTGCTTGCGGGTGTGATCGCAGGAAGCTGAGAGGAATTATGCCGGAAGCCGCAAAATGGTATGTCGTGCACACCTATTCAGGGTATGAAAGCAAGGTCTGCACCAATCTTGAGAAAATGGTGGAAAACCGCCATATGCAGGATCTGATCCTCGAGACCAAGATTCCGCTCCAGACCGTGACCGAGATCAAGGACAACAAGACCCGCGAGGTCGAACAGAAGTTGTTCCCCGGTTATGTGCTCGTTAAAATGGTGATGACCGATGAATCGTGGTATGTCGTCAGAAACACCAGAGGCGTGACCGGTTTTGTCGGCGCAGCTTCCAAACCCGAACCGCTTTCCGAAGCGGAGATCAACGCTCTCGGCGTTGAACAGCGCAGTGTCAAAGTCGACTACGAAGTCGGCGATTCCGTGGAAATCACAGGCGGTCCGTTCTCCGGCATGACCGGCGTCGTCGACATGATCGACACCGCCGAAGGCCGCGTGCGCGTAATCGTATTTGTGATGAACCGGGAGACCCCGGTCGATCTCGCGATGGATCAGATCGCACCGGTATAAAACACGGCGCATCAAAAAAATGAGACCCCGACGCCGGTATCAGTTTACGGCGTCAAAGTGGGAGAGCGTTCAAAGAGCGCTCGCCAATAACCACAAAATTGGAGGAAAGAAAAATGGCTCAAAAGGTCATTGGCTATGTCAAGCTTCAGATTCCGGCCGGTAAAGCCACACCGGCACCGCCTGTCGGACCGGCGCTCGGTCAGGCCGGCGTCAACATCATGCAGTTCACCAAAGAGTTTAACGAGAGAACAAAGGCTGACATGGGACTCATCATCCCGGTCGTCATCACGGTCTATGCGGACCACTCTTTCTCGTTCATCACCAAAACGCCGCCCGCGGCAGTCCTGATCAAAAAGGCCTGCGGCATCGAGAGCGGTTCGGGTGTTCCCAACAAGACCAAGGTCGCCAAGATCACCTCTGCTCAGGTTCGCCAGATCGCGGAGTCCAAGATGGTCGACCTCAACGCCTCCTGTGTCGAGACCGCGATGAAAATGGTCGCCGGTACCGCGCGCAGCATGGGCGTCGAAGTGATCGACTGACGGGAGGAACAGAGATATGTTACACGGAAAGAGATATGACGACAGCGCAAAGCTGTACGATAAGACCAAGCAATACGAAGTCGACGAAGCGCTTGAACTCTGCACCAAAACCGCAAAAGCCAAGTTCGACGAGACCATCGAAGTCCACGTCCGTCTGGGCGTCGACTCCCGCCATGCCGACCAGCAGGTCCGCGGCGCGGTCGTTCTCCCGAACGGAACCGGCAAAACGGTCCGCGTTCTGGCCATCTGCAAAGGCGACGCGGTAAAAGCGGCCACGGCAGCCGGAGCGGATTTTGTCGGCGCGGAAGAATACGTCGAAAAGATCCAGAAAGAAAACTGGATGGATTTCGACGTGCTGATCACAACCCCCGAAATGATGGGTCTGATCGGGCGTCTCGGTAAAGTGTTAGGCCCGCGCGGCCTGATGCCGAACCCGAAGGCAGGCACTGTCACCCCGGATATCGGCAGAGCCATCAACGAAGCCAAAGCCGGTAAGATCGAATACCGTCTCGACAAGACCAACATCATCCACTGCCCGATCGGCAAGGCGAGTTTCGGCAGAGAGAAATTGGCTGAGAACTTCAACACGCTGCTCGGCGCGATCATCAAGGCCAAACCGGCGGCGGCCAAGGGACAGTATATCCGTTCCTGCACCGTGGTCTCCACAATGGGTCCGGCGGTCAAGATCATGACCAGCAAACTGGTATAAAACTAAAACAGATTTCGTTTGTTTCAGCAGATAAAAAAGCGCCGGAAGCGGCGCTTTTTTTGATATTGATGAAAATCAAGCAATCGGGGGAGGCGTTTGGCGCCTCCCCCGATTGTCGCTTTATTGTTTGTTCTCTCCGACAGTGACAGTTATTTTGAGATTCTCCCCGGTCCCCGAATAATTGCCCTGGCGATAGATTTCAAAGACGACCTTGTCGCCGATTTTTTTACCCTGGATGATGCTCGTCACCTGACTTGCCTCGGTGATTTTTACTCCGTCGATTTTCTGAATCAAATCGATCGCGCGCAGTCCGGCGCTTTCCGCGGGGCTGCCCGAATCAACCGATTGGACATAGACGCCCATATACTCGACATTATTCATCCGGGCAGACAGATAGCTGTTGATGTCAACCGAAGTAAGGCCGATATAGGGTCTGCCCGTGACGTAGCCGTTTTCTTTGAGTTCTTTGATGACCGGAGCGACCGCGTTGATGGGAAGCACAAAGCCGAGGCCCTCCACGCCGGTTTCGGAGGTTTTGGCGATGACTATGCCGATCAGCTCCCCGTTGGAGTCAAACATGCCGCCGCCGGAGTTTCCCGGATTGACCGCCGCGTCGGTCTGGAGAACCGTGAAAGTGGTTCCGTCAAGGTCGATTTCGCGCTCGAGCGCGCTGATGATCCCGGTGGTGACGGTGCCTTGCAGTTCGCCCAGCGGGTTGCCGATGACGATCGTATAATCACCGACGCGCAGAGTTGAGGAATCGCCGATTCTGGCAGCGGTGAGGCCGGTGGCGTCGATTTTCAGCAGTGCGACGTCGTCGCTTGTGCTCTTACCGACCAAAGATGCTGTGAAGGAGCGCCCGTCTTTCAAAAAGACGGTGATCTTATTGCCGCCGCTGACGACATGGTTATTGGTCACGATGTAGCCGTCGGATGTGAGGATGACGCCGGAGCCGCTGCCTTCGGTGGGGTAGGAGCGGTTAAAATAGTCGTAGGCGACGCCGGTGACGTTGATGGCGACGACGCTGCCGGCGATTTTATCGACGGTATCAGCGATTCCGGCACGGCTTGCGGTATTGGTGACGGCCGCCGCGGAGGCCTTGACCGGGGTGTCGGTCGATTCCTCGCTGACCGCAGACGGTAATGAAAAAATGTCTGAGGAAATCACGGAACTTGTCTGCGACGAAATGGGCAGCAGCCGCCCCGAGAGCGAACAACCGGTCACCGCAAACAGCAATGCGAGCAGCAGCGCTGCGGCCGAAACAACTTTCTTCAGGTTTTTTGACATAACGATCTCCTTCTCATAATGAAACGGGCAAAGAATCGATTCGGAACAAAACGATCGGGCCGTGTTAATGAAATGAAACAAATTTTGCGGATGCTGTATCTGTCTCGATCCTGCGTTCTTATTTTAAAAAAGCATTGTGATTGTATGATGATGAAATATTTAGAAATTCGCTAAGTGTTTAAACCTTATCTTTAATGGCTGCCGGCCTTTTTCAGAAAGTCAGGGAGCCGCTCAAATTCGAGTTTTATGACCGGAACCGTGTCATAGAGCCTTTCGACGGGAATATTTAAAATTCGGGTATTCTCCAAGTCGCGGTAATAGGGGAGCGCACCTAAACTTCGGACAGCGCCGAGCGTCTCGCCGGTATTTAACAGCGTGACTTTTTTCGGAACCGTCTCGAAGGGCTCCGCAATGACGGATTCGGCGCAAATGTCGTTTAAGAAGCAGAGATAAACGTTGTTATTCTTGGTTGTCATCATCACCGACGGCATTTTTAAAATACCGTTTGCGGGGGTTATGCCGTAAAATGCTTCTTTTACTTTGGAAAACCATGCGCCGATGCGGTTGAGAATCGCCGTATCTTTTTCACACAGCGTCCCGTCGGGCATCGGACCGACATTCAAAAGATAGTTTCCGCCCATGCATAGATGTTTGGTAATGCTCTGCATCAGATATTTCGTGCTGTAGCGTTTCTCTTCAATCCGATAACCCCAGCTCTCGGTGCCGACCGCCTGGCAGGCCTCGGTAGGGGTTTGAAACTCGGTAAGCGCATTTATTTTATCGAGCGACCAGTCGCGTTCGGGGGTGCTGTAGTCGCCTTTTGAAAATCCGCGGTCGTTGATGACAGCGCCGGGCTGCAGGCGGCGGATGATGTCATGGACCGATTCATCGATAATTTCATGCATGTTGGCGTCCCAGAAAAAGCAGCAGAGGTCGCCGTAGTTGGTGCAGAGCTCCGTGATTTGGTTTTTGACGTATTGTATGTATTCGGGCATGTCGGGCTCGTCGCCGGGCTGGGGAGCGGGGTATTCATAGGCCTTTCCGCTGTTGGGGTAATTTTTATGATTCATATCGGAGACCGAATAGTAAATCCCGAATAAAACGCCGCGCTTTCGGCAGGCGTCGGAGAGCATTTTGACGATGTCTTTTTGATACGGCGTGTTCCGGATGCAGAAGTCGGTATATTTCGAATCCCACATACAGAAACCGTCGATATGCTTGGACGTCAGTACGATATATTCGATGCCGGCGTTGACGGCGAAATCCACCCAGGCGTCGGGGTCGAATTTCACGGGATTGAACTCATCTTTGACTTTGGCATAGACGTCCCGCGGGATGTTTCTTCGAAAAACTTCCTGTTCCTGATAGCCGTGCACCGAATAGATGCCCCAGTGTAAAAACATCCCGTAGTGTTTTTCGAAAAACCAATCGCGCCGATCGCCGAATTTTTGCATATATGTAACCTCCGAACGGTTATTACCGTCATCATAGCACGCTTTTTTAAAATTTGCAATAAAAAACGGACGAATACTCGTCCGTGATCTTTGAAAGCAATGACTAATTTTGATACCCTAATTTGTGCACAATAATCCCCTATCTTTCGTTAAAAGGTATGGGGAATAAATAAGTAATACACACGGTCCGATCCTTTGACATCGATCTCCTCAAGCGTTCACAACCCGCCCGTCTGAAAGGCGGATGACACGGTCGCAGAGATTGCCGACTTTTTCATCGTGGGTCACGATCACGATGGTCTTGCCGAGTTCGGTGTTGATCTTGCGAAATAACGCCATGATGTTGTCCTCGGTGGCCTCGTCGACCGATCCGGTCGGTTCATCGGCGAGCAGCACTTCCGCTTTTTTAACCAGTGCCCGCGCGATCGACACTCGCTGCTGCTGACCGCCCGAGAGCTGTCCGGGATAATTCCTGGCTTTGTCGGAGATCTCGAGCATTTCAAGTACCTTCATGACCCGCTTTTGGATTTTCTTGCGGCTTAACCCTTTGTACTTTAACGGCAGCGCGACATTGTAAAACACCGTCTGATCCTCGATCAGCGCAAAGTTTTGCACGATCAACCCGATGTTATCCTTGCGAAACCGTGAAAGGGCATTGGGGTTTTTGAGATTGACCGGCTTATCCTGAAACCGGTAATCGCCCTTGTCAACCTTGTTCAGCCCCGCCATGACATAGAGCAGCGTCGATTTACCCGAACCGGACTTGCCCATCACGGCGCACATCTCGCCCTCTTTGATATCGAGCGTCGCGCCGTTCAGGGCCCTGACGAGCCCATCGCCTTTTCCGTAATACTTGTGGACGTCTTTTAATTCAATGATGTTTTCCATGTATTCTCCTCCTGAAAACTATTCTCTTCTCAGCGCGTCGCCCGGTTCGACCCGCATGGTCTGCACGAACGGCACGATTGCAATCAAAATGTTGAAGACCAGCGCACCCAAATACGCCACCAGCATCTCCGGCGAAAAGAACGATTTCAAATTCAGATATCCGACCTTTGCGATGATAAAATATACTCCGTAACTGATTAAAAACCCCAAGTGGAATAAAATCATCAGTCGTCCGAACATCCGCCACAGCGTAAACGAGGTCGAAAACCCGAGCATTCGCTGAACGGCAACCCGCTTTCTGCGCCGTTCGGCCCAAAACATCGTCAGCGGCACTGTCGACAATACTACGCAGAAGCAGGCGAAGATCAGCATGATCAAATTTAACAGTTCCATGTTGAAAAAGCCCGACACCGTGAACACCGAATCAGGTACTTCCAGCTCGACGACACTCACGCCTTGCGCTGTCAGAATCGCGCTGAACTTTTCTTTGAGTTCTTCTTTGCGGCTTTGGTCATTTTTCCCGTCCCCGACAAAATCGATGATAAACGGCTCCGACTGGCTGATATAGGCCCCGTAACCGTCCATATTGTAAAGTACCGTTTTATTGATATCGCTCACCACCGGATAGCCCACCGCCCCGACGACTTCCCACTTCCGGTCGGTGCCCAAACTGAAATAATCCACACCGTCTTGGCGGGTGATATTTAAAAGTAGGCTTTTTCCCACCACGCATTTGTAATATCCCTTTCCAAAATCCGACTCCTCAAAATACCGCCCGTAAGTCACCCGCAGCGACGTCGGCAGCTGTCCGCCGAAAGCGACAGAATACCAGGGGATTGAACCGCTTATCAACCGTTGATAAACCACCACATCCCCCTCGGTTCGGATAAAGTCCATCACCTGTTTTGTAATATCGACTTTCTGTGTGAAATTCAGATTTTCATCAACTCCCCGCATGGCAAGCACAAAAACGTTGGGGCTGAACAGTCCCTTCTCCGCCTTGTTCATCTCGTATTTCTCAACCGCGTAACTGCCGAAAAAGATGGTGCCTACGC encodes:
- the rplK gene encoding 50S ribosomal protein L11, which codes for MAQKVIGYVKLQIPAGKATPAPPVGPALGQAGVNIMQFTKEFNERTKADMGLIIPVVITVYADHSFSFITKTPPAAVLIKKACGIESGSGVPNKTKVAKITSAQVRQIAESKMVDLNASCVETAMKMVAGTARSMGVEVID
- a CDS encoding ABC transporter ATP-binding protein; the encoded protein is MENIIELKDVHKYYGKGDGLVRALNGATLDIKEGEMCAVMGKSGSGKSTLLYVMAGLNKVDKGDYRFQDKPVNLKNPNALSRFRKDNIGLIVQNFALIEDQTVFYNVALPLKYKGLSRKKIQKRVMKVLEMLEISDKARNYPGQLSGGQQQRVSIARALVKKAEVLLADEPTGSVDEATEDNIMALFRKINTELGKTIVIVTHDEKVGNLCDRVIRLSDGRVVNA
- a CDS encoding ATP-binding cassette domain-containing protein — translated: MLQIMNLTISLSKNDKKILINFTFALNPGDKAVIIGEEGNGKSTLLKLIVNPALVEHYVEYSGKVLRDGLKYGYLKQELSEAEKRLCVKDYVASELLFEMLLPDERAEIAEQLGLNPAMFESDQLMGTLSGGEKVKLQLARILASKPDVLLLDEPTNDIDIRTLEWLETFINRCGLPVLFVSHDETLIEHTANVIIHLEQVLHKRSARHTIARMPYARYIDERIRGLTHQEQVARKQREDFAAQQERWKKIHDKVERDQENISRQDPGGARLLKKKMKAVKSLERRFEREKEDFEEIPIVEEAILMKFAERTALPRQKEILRMALPELKIDERVLSKNIELNVYGGEHVGIVGDNGAGKTTLLRLIAEELLQRRDLKAAYMPQDYEDSLDLSQCPLDFLAPSGKKEDITRARIQMGSMRFTHEEMLGTIGELSGGQKAKLLFLKMTLDGSNVLILDEPTRNFSPLSNPVVRQVLRQYDGTIISVTHDRKYLAGVCDTVYELTPEGLSKL
- the rpmG gene encoding 50S ribosomal protein L33; this encodes MRVKITLACTECKQRNYDTMKNKKNDPDRLEMNKYCRFCRKHTLHRETK
- the nusG gene encoding transcription termination/antitermination protein NusG, whose product is MPEAAKWYVVHTYSGYESKVCTNLEKMVENRHMQDLILETKIPLQTVTEIKDNKTREVEQKLFPGYVLVKMVMTDESWYVVRNTRGVTGFVGAASKPEPLSEAEINALGVEQRSVKVDYEVGDSVEITGGPFSGMTGVVDMIDTAEGRVRVIVFVMNRETPVDLAMDQIAPV
- a CDS encoding trypsin-like peptidase domain-containing protein — translated: MSKNLKKVVSAAALLLALLFAVTGCSLSGRLLPISSQTSSVISSDIFSLPSAVSEESTDTPVKASAAAVTNTASRAGIADTVDKIAGSVVAINVTGVAYDYFNRSYPTEGSGSGVILTSDGYIVTNNHVVSGGNKITVFLKDGRSFTASLVGKSTSDDVALLKIDATGLTAARIGDSSTLRVGDYTIVIGNPLGELQGTVTTGIISALEREIDLDGTTFTVLQTDAAVNPGNSGGGMFDSNGELIGIVIAKTSETGVEGLGFVLPINAVAPVIKELKENGYVTGRPYIGLTSVDINSYLSARMNNVEYMGVYVQSVDSGSPAESAGLRAIDLIQKIDGVKITEASQVTSIIQGKKIGDKVVFEIYRQGNYSGTGENLKITVTVGENKQ
- a CDS encoding alpha-L-fucosidase — its product is MQKFGDRRDWFFEKHYGMFLHWGIYSVHGYQEQEVFRRNIPRDVYAKVKDEFNPVKFDPDAWVDFAVNAGIEYIVLTSKHIDGFCMWDSKYTDFCIRNTPYQKDIVKMLSDACRKRGVLFGIYYSVSDMNHKNYPNSGKAYEYPAPQPGDEPDMPEYIQYVKNQITELCTNYGDLCCFFWDANMHEIIDESVHDIIRRLQPGAVINDRGFSKGDYSTPERDWSLDKINALTEFQTPTEACQAVGTESWGYRIEEKRYSTKYLMQSITKHLCMGGNYLLNVGPMPDGTLCEKDTAILNRIGAWFSKVKEAFYGITPANGILKMPSVMMTTKNNNVYLCFLNDICAESVIAEPFETVPKKVTLLNTGETLGAVRSLGALPYYRDLENTRILNIPVERLYDTVPVIKLEFERLPDFLKKAGSH
- the rplA gene encoding 50S ribosomal protein L1 — its product is MLHGKRYDDSAKLYDKTKQYEVDEALELCTKTAKAKFDETIEVHVRLGVDSRHADQQVRGAVVLPNGTGKTVRVLAICKGDAVKAATAAGADFVGAEEYVEKIQKENWMDFDVLITTPEMMGLIGRLGKVLGPRGLMPNPKAGTVTPDIGRAINEAKAGKIEYRLDKTNIIHCPIGKASFGREKLAENFNTLLGAIIKAKPAAAKGQYIRSCTVVSTMGPAVKIMTSKLV
- the secE gene encoding preprotein translocase subunit SecE; translated protein: MANDAAAPKKGFAKLGQFLKEVRLEMKKITWPTHKESFKKFMLVIVTVVVCAAVLYGFDRLLLLLAGVIAGS